The Verrucomicrobiia bacterium genome has a segment encoding these proteins:
- a CDS encoding shikimate kinase → MSNSRQIQNIALIGFMGTGKSSVGQVLAHQLGFTFLDTDQLIETSEGRTISRIFEEDGEPSFRALEAGITRNLEHLRHHVISTGGGLPVNPDNLASLKSHALVVCLWASPEKIWERVRHQAHRPLLHDPDPLGRIRTLLSAREPAYRLADVLINTELRSVKEVVQQVMHHYSMAHPEHSWNRET, encoded by the coding sequence GTGAGCAACTCGCGGCAGATCCAGAACATCGCGCTCATCGGATTCATGGGCACGGGAAAATCATCCGTCGGCCAGGTGCTGGCACACCAATTGGGTTTCACATTCCTCGATACGGATCAACTCATTGAGACATCCGAAGGACGGACGATTTCGCGGATTTTCGAAGAGGATGGTGAACCGTCGTTTCGCGCGCTTGAAGCAGGAATCACGAGGAATCTCGAACACTTGCGACACCATGTCATTTCCACGGGAGGCGGGCTGCCTGTAAACCCTGACAATCTCGCCAGCCTCAAGTCGCACGCGCTCGTCGTCTGCCTCTGGGCTTCGCCAGAAAAAATCTGGGAACGGGTCCGGCATCAGGCGCACAGGCCCCTGCTTCACGATCCCGATCCGCTCGGCAGGATCCGCACGCTTCTCAGTGCCCGCGAGCCTGCATACCGCCTGGCAGATGTATTGATCAACACTGAACTGAGATCCGTGAAGGAAGTTGTGCAACAGGTGATGCATCACTATTCCATGGCCCACCCGGAACACTCGTGGAATCGTGAAACGTGA
- a CDS encoding cbb3-type cytochrome c oxidase subunit I, with product MNPSCSTTVALEPDPALRRIDASVSAPLIALFYGSAIWLVLGSIFGLLASIKFHGPNFLANCEWLTYGRLYPAATNALLYGFAIPAGLGVGLWIIARVGRISAVQPAVMVLGAKLWHLGVLIGLIQIFAGNTTGFQSLEMPKSAAVLLFLGYSLVAVWTLLTLHARTVRALTPAQWFLIAALYWFPWIFSTAHLLLTMFPVRGVTQSVVAWWFAANLHIVWLGLVGLAAIFHFIPTLMNRALHSDYLAYFTFWTIILFGGWCGIPSTAPLPAWMPALSTIATVLTLVTVLSVVVNVYRTCGRGCAQSENPAPGKFIAFGAMAFVVAWLMNVAVALTELTPFLHFTWFTFAQSHLNVFGFFSLTMIGAIYYIVPRATGVAWPCANRIRANYWLAAIGTVLYAGPLAIGGIVQGVKMSNPETGFGAVSRAYLMPLRISSIGEILILTANVLLLFNLTSVLVRFARQQLRPVETSSTSATVAEVKS from the coding sequence ATGAATCCTTCGTGTTCCACCACCGTGGCCTTGGAGCCTGATCCGGCGTTGCGCCGCATCGATGCGTCCGTCTCGGCACCATTGATAGCGCTGTTTTATGGGAGCGCCATCTGGCTGGTGCTGGGTTCAATCTTCGGCCTGCTCGCATCCATCAAGTTTCACGGACCAAACTTCCTGGCGAATTGCGAATGGCTGACCTACGGGAGGCTGTATCCCGCTGCAACGAACGCGCTGCTTTACGGATTTGCGATTCCAGCGGGGCTTGGGGTGGGTTTGTGGATCATCGCAAGGGTCGGCCGAATTTCTGCAGTGCAGCCCGCGGTCATGGTTTTGGGCGCCAAACTCTGGCACCTGGGTGTCCTGATTGGCTTAATCCAGATTTTTGCCGGGAACACCACCGGGTTTCAAAGTCTGGAAATGCCGAAATCAGCGGCGGTGCTTCTGTTCCTCGGGTATTCGCTGGTAGCCGTTTGGACGCTGCTCACGCTGCACGCGAGAACCGTCAGGGCCTTGACTCCAGCCCAATGGTTTCTGATTGCGGCGCTCTACTGGTTCCCGTGGATTTTCTCGACCGCACACCTGTTGCTGACGATGTTCCCTGTTCGCGGAGTGACGCAGTCGGTGGTGGCGTGGTGGTTCGCCGCCAACCTGCATATTGTCTGGTTGGGACTTGTCGGACTCGCTGCGATTTTCCACTTCATTCCAACATTGATGAATCGCGCCCTGCACAGCGATTACCTGGCGTACTTCACTTTCTGGACCATCATCCTGTTCGGTGGATGGTGTGGCATCCCGAGCACGGCTCCGCTGCCCGCATGGATGCCCGCGCTCAGCACCATAGCAACCGTTCTCACACTGGTCACAGTCCTGTCGGTGGTCGTGAATGTGTATCGCACGTGCGGACGCGGCTGTGCGCAAAGTGAGAATCCGGCTCCAGGCAAGTTCATTGCGTTTGGCGCAATGGCGTTCGTCGTTGCGTGGTTGATGAACGTTGCCGTGGCGCTGACTGAACTGACGCCGTTCCTGCACTTCACGTGGTTTACATTCGCACAGTCGCACCTCAACGTTTTCGGGTTCTTCAGCCTCACGATGATTGGCGCCATTTATTACATCGTGCCTCGTGCCACGGGCGTTGCCTGGCCATGCGCAAATCGAATCCGGGCAAATTATTGGCTGGCGGCCATTGGAACGGTTCTATACGCCGGGCCGCTCGCGATCGGCGGGATCGTTCAGGGGGTCAAAATGAGCAATCCCGAAACCGGGTTCGGAGCTGTGAGCCGCGCCTACCTCATGCCGCTGCGCATCAGCTCGATCGGTGAAATCCTGATCCTCACCGCGAACGTGCTCCTCTTGTTTAATCTCACTTCCGTGCTCGTGCGCTTTGCAAGGCAGCAACTGCGGCCTGTGGAAACTTCCTCAACCTCGGCAACCGTTGCGGAGGTGAAATCATGA
- a CDS encoding porin, whose translation MKRQLPLLLAVAAGFVGPAAMADETSDSIEALKQQIQALDQKVRILERQRELEAETAAAKPKDTPRLAIGNGGLVGSSADTNFVFKLNGVLQVDNRTFLGESHIKGNDGFLLRRARPIFSGTVYRDFDFMFVPDFGGSSVQIVDAYLNYRYQPWLQLRAGKFKVPVGLEHLQSDPVTFFNERSIVTSLVPNRDMGFQLWGDVAAGRLSYAAGVFNGVGDGRSSSNSDFEDHREFAGRLFATPFKNSDNRLLSGLGFGVGGSWGNVSSNVTGLASGYATDGQQQYFTYTNGAVANGTHWRVSPQAYWYYGPFGLLAEYAVSHQEVSRGPLSASLEHRAWQIAAGWVLTGEDATFTGINPMKPFDPRAGQWGALQLVARYAELDIDDDTFPTFANPAASATGAQSWAIGLNWFLNKNIRVNTSYSRTAFDGGGSGTSGTGAVTSQPEEVIFSRVQLAF comes from the coding sequence ATGAAACGACAATTGCCTCTTCTGTTAGCGGTCGCGGCAGGTTTTGTGGGACCTGCAGCAATGGCTGATGAAACCAGTGATTCCATCGAAGCGTTGAAACAGCAGATTCAGGCCCTGGACCAAAAGGTCCGGATTCTTGAGCGCCAGCGCGAACTCGAGGCTGAAACCGCCGCAGCCAAGCCAAAAGACACGCCGCGTCTTGCCATTGGCAATGGCGGTCTCGTGGGGAGCTCTGCTGACACCAACTTTGTGTTCAAGCTGAACGGCGTGCTCCAGGTGGACAATCGGACCTTCCTCGGTGAAAGCCACATCAAGGGAAACGACGGCTTTCTCCTTCGTCGTGCGCGTCCCATTTTTTCCGGAACAGTCTACCGCGACTTCGACTTCATGTTCGTGCCGGACTTTGGCGGTTCTTCCGTCCAGATCGTGGATGCCTACCTGAACTATCGTTATCAACCCTGGCTGCAGTTGAGGGCTGGCAAGTTCAAGGTTCCCGTCGGGCTGGAACATCTGCAGTCAGACCCGGTTACGTTCTTCAACGAGCGATCCATCGTGACGTCGCTCGTTCCGAACCGCGACATGGGATTCCAGCTTTGGGGCGATGTGGCCGCCGGACGCCTGAGCTATGCGGCTGGTGTATTCAACGGAGTTGGTGATGGACGCAGTTCGAGCAACTCGGATTTTGAGGATCATCGTGAATTTGCCGGCCGGCTTTTCGCAACCCCCTTCAAGAATTCCGATAATCGCCTCTTGTCCGGTTTGGGATTCGGCGTGGGCGGCAGCTGGGGCAATGTTTCATCGAACGTGACCGGCTTGGCGAGCGGTTACGCAACCGATGGACAGCAACAATATTTCACTTACACGAACGGCGCTGTAGCCAACGGCACGCATTGGCGCGTCTCACCCCAGGCGTACTGGTACTACGGACCGTTTGGCTTGCTGGCGGAATATGCGGTCTCTCACCAGGAAGTAAGCCGCGGCCCGCTGTCCGCCAGCCTGGAGCACAGGGCGTGGCAGATTGCCGCGGGATGGGTGCTGACCGGGGAAGATGCGACGTTCACAGGCATCAACCCGATGAAACCGTTCGACCCCCGCGCCGGCCAGTGGGGAGCGCTGCAGTTGGTCGCACGGTATGCGGAACTGGATATTGACGACGATACCTTTCCAACATTCGCGAATCCGGCGGCTTCGGCGACAGGCGCCCAATCATGGGCGATCGGACTGAATTGGTTCCTGAACAAAAACATCCGCGTGAACACGAGCTACTCGCGAACGGCCTTCGACGGCGGCGGTTCTGGGACCAGCGGCACGGGCGCTGTGACATCCCAGCCGGAGGAAGTCATTTTCTCCCGTGTTCAACTGGCATTCTAA
- a CDS encoding cytochrome c yields MKPTETTASSANKTRGAVVPIWLFVLLFMLLYWGALYFDAKGGWFSAKVYAPFHTEEEVASLQPGGGGNEFFDLGKQVYNRPTCSACHMPSGQGSPGQFPPLTGSEWVLEEHPGRFIRLVLYGLQGPITVKGQQFNSSMVPWNMLSDEEVAAVITYVRQNKEWGNNASAVTPEQVKAVREKVGNRAQPFTAAELLQIDPTE; encoded by the coding sequence GTGAAGCCAACTGAAACGACAGCGTCATCCGCGAACAAGACGCGCGGAGCTGTCGTGCCCATCTGGCTGTTTGTCCTGCTGTTCATGCTGCTCTATTGGGGAGCACTGTATTTCGATGCGAAGGGTGGATGGTTCAGCGCGAAGGTGTATGCGCCGTTCCACACTGAGGAGGAGGTTGCATCACTGCAGCCGGGCGGGGGAGGCAACGAGTTTTTCGATCTTGGAAAACAGGTTTACAACAGGCCGACATGTTCCGCGTGTCACATGCCTTCAGGCCAGGGATCGCCAGGACAGTTTCCGCCGCTCACCGGTTCGGAATGGGTGTTGGAGGAACATCCCGGGCGTTTCATTCGCCTGGTTCTCTACGGTCTGCAGGGTCCGATCACCGTCAAAGGACAGCAATTCAACAGCAGCATGGTTCCCTGGAACATGTTGAGTGACGAGGAAGTTGCCGCTGTCATCACCTACGTTCGGCAGAACAAGGAATGGGGCAATAATGCTTCAGCCGTCACGCCCGAGCAGGTGAAGGCTGTTCGAGAAAAAGTCGGCAACCGCGCCCAGCCGTTCACGGCTGCGGAGCTTCTGCAGATCGATCCCACTGAGTAA
- a CDS encoding sulfate ABC transporter substrate-binding protein: MKHVFNALVAGAILTTSSFAANYTLLNVSYDPTRELYQDYNKAFAQYWKQKSGDNVTIQQSHGGSGKQARGVIDGLQADVVTLALAYDIDAIVEKGKLLPADWQKRLPHNSAPYTSTIVFVVRKGNPKGIKDWDDLVKPGVALIPANPKTSGAARWAYLAAWGFALKKHGNDEAKAKDFITKFYRNVPVLDSGARGATTTFIQREIGDVLVGWENEAYLALKEFGADKFEIITPSISILAEPTVALVDRVTKKKGTERVAKAYLDYLYSEEAQDIVGRNFYRPRSEKAAAKYKEQFAKVELFTIDEVFGGWQAAQKKHFADGAFFDQIQKP; this comes from the coding sequence ATGAAACATGTATTCAACGCATTGGTCGCGGGCGCGATCCTCACAACGTCCAGCTTCGCGGCAAATTACACGCTGCTGAACGTTTCCTATGATCCCACGCGGGAATTGTATCAGGACTACAACAAAGCGTTTGCGCAGTATTGGAAGCAGAAAAGCGGCGACAACGTCACGATCCAGCAATCGCACGGCGGTTCGGGCAAACAGGCGCGCGGCGTCATCGATGGATTGCAGGCCGACGTGGTCACGCTCGCGCTCGCCTACGACATCGACGCAATTGTTGAAAAGGGAAAGCTCCTGCCCGCGGATTGGCAGAAGCGTTTGCCTCACAACAGTGCTCCTTACACGTCCACGATCGTGTTCGTGGTGCGGAAGGGGAATCCGAAAGGCATCAAGGACTGGGACGACCTCGTGAAGCCTGGCGTCGCGTTGATTCCCGCGAATCCCAAGACATCAGGCGCTGCGCGCTGGGCGTATCTGGCTGCATGGGGATTTGCGTTGAAGAAGCATGGCAATGATGAAGCCAAGGCGAAGGACTTCATCACGAAGTTCTACCGCAATGTGCCCGTTCTGGATTCAGGCGCGCGCGGTGCAACGACCACGTTCATTCAGCGCGAAATTGGCGACGTGTTGGTAGGCTGGGAAAACGAGGCTTATCTTGCGTTGAAGGAGTTCGGCGCCGACAAGTTTGAAATCATCACGCCCTCGATCAGCATCCTGGCCGAGCCAACGGTTGCCCTCGTTGACCGCGTCACGAAGAAGAAGGGAACGGAGCGCGTGGCGAAGGCATATCTGGACTACCTCTACTCGGAAGAGGCGCAGGACATCGTGGGCCGGAATTTCTACAGACCCCGCTCGGAAAAGGCCGCGGCCAAATACAAAGAGCAGTTTGCCAAAGTCGAACTCTTCACGATCGATGAAGTATTCGGGGGATGGCAGGCGGCGCAGAAGAAGCATTTTGCTGACGGCGCATTCTTCGATCAGATCCAGAAACCGTGA
- a CDS encoding Rrf2 family transcriptional regulator, translating to MKLSVRGEYALRALLVLGSRYPDPVVRIQTISDEQNIPKRFLEQILNDLKSAGIVQSRRGVAGGYRLARPPHEIKLASIVRHIEGALAPVSCVSERFYEKCTCPDELRCPIRSVMKEVREAVVRLMEKTTIADLCERGRNLQQPLEPLDFAI from the coding sequence ATGAAACTGTCTGTTCGAGGTGAATACGCTTTGCGTGCGCTCCTGGTCCTTGGATCCCGATATCCCGATCCAGTGGTTCGCATTCAGACGATCTCGGACGAGCAGAACATTCCAAAGCGATTTCTCGAACAGATTCTCAACGATTTGAAGAGCGCCGGAATCGTGCAGAGCCGCCGCGGCGTCGCTGGCGGATATCGCCTCGCCCGCCCCCCGCACGAAATCAAGCTGGCGTCAATCGTCCGGCATATTGAAGGAGCCCTGGCACCGGTGAGTTGCGTGAGTGAACGGTTCTATGAGAAGTGCACCTGTCCTGACGAATTGCGCTGCCCGATCCGCAGCGTGATGAAGGAAGTGCGCGAGGCGGTGGTGCGCCTCATGGAGAAAACCACCATTGCCGATCTTTGCGAACGCGGGCGCAACCTGCAGCAGCCGCTGGAACCTCTGGACTTCGCGATCTGA
- a CDS encoding sulfate ABC transporter substrate-binding protein, which produces MKLRFLTFAAAAFAGLLSASGAETKLLNASFDIARELFNGINPAFAAHWKRQTGDTISINQSHAGSTKQARAVIDGLEADVVTFNQVTDVDAVAARGLVASDWRQRLPHNSSPFSSTIVFLVRKGNPKGIRDWDDLVKPGVSVIVPNPKTSGNGRYSYLAAYAFALKKFNGNDARAREFVAALFKNVPILDTGGRGATTSFVQREIGDVLLTFEAEVFLTIQEVGNSKFDAVIPSYSIEAEMPVAVVERVTQKRGTAKAAAAYLEFLYSEEAQAIVAKHYYRPRSEKALQASGQFKKLELFSAEKVLGDWAAIQKTHFSEGGVFDKIYQRKQ; this is translated from the coding sequence ATGAAACTTCGATTCCTGACTTTTGCAGCCGCGGCATTCGCGGGATTGCTTTCGGCGAGTGGCGCAGAAACCAAGTTGCTCAACGCTTCCTTCGACATCGCACGCGAGCTGTTCAACGGCATTAATCCAGCCTTTGCAGCGCATTGGAAACGTCAGACAGGCGACACCATTTCCATCAACCAATCGCACGCGGGTTCAACCAAGCAGGCACGAGCCGTCATTGACGGGCTCGAGGCCGACGTCGTGACGTTCAACCAGGTGACCGATGTGGACGCGGTCGCGGCTCGTGGGTTGGTTGCGTCTGACTGGCGCCAACGCCTGCCGCACAACAGCTCGCCGTTCAGTTCGACCATTGTATTCCTGGTCCGCAAAGGGAACCCGAAGGGCATTCGCGATTGGGACGACCTCGTGAAGCCTGGGGTCTCCGTCATCGTTCCGAACCCCAAGACATCGGGCAACGGCCGTTACAGTTATCTGGCCGCATATGCATTCGCGTTGAAAAAATTCAACGGCAACGACGCGCGGGCGCGCGAGTTTGTGGCGGCGCTGTTCAAGAATGTTCCCATTCTCGACACAGGCGGGCGCGGAGCCACTACGAGTTTCGTGCAACGCGAAATTGGCGATGTTCTGCTGACGTTTGAGGCGGAAGTTTTTCTCACGATCCAGGAAGTGGGAAACAGCAAGTTCGATGCGGTCATTCCGTCGTACAGCATCGAAGCCGAAATGCCCGTCGCTGTGGTTGAGCGCGTGACGCAAAAGCGCGGGACGGCGAAGGCGGCCGCGGCCTATTTGGAATTCCTTTACAGCGAGGAAGCACAGGCAATCGTCGCAAAACATTATTATCGACCCCGGTCTGAGAAAGCTCTTCAGGCATCCGGCCAGTTCAAGAAGCTCGAGCTGTTTTCCGCCGAGAAGGTGCTGGGGGATTGGGCGGCTATTCAGAAGACGCACTTCTCCGAAGGCGGCGTGTTCGACAAAATCTACCAGCGCAAGCAGTGA
- a CDS encoding cbb3-type cytochrome c oxidase subunit II, whose product MNYGALIFLAAFVGISASWFGFVMTPQLQLGNARQGTNTVNTAQLYPLARPGLAQEGLQVYRENGCVYCHSQQVGQTGTEVNYILTEAGTNAAAVAEALLNARLGLTNANAAGLVAGLPKPVLRNVNIASAKKAAKAAREAGGQGQVEIVPVGSDIERGWGKRRSVAQDYLYDYPVMLGSHRIGPDLANVGTRLPDPMWHYRHLYAPRTVVPDSAMPSYRFLFEQRKLNPGQPIPEESIALNAEGGLHDPAKDSAAPASVLIPKPEARALVAYLISLQASAPLFEVPLSAAEAPAAPVATNAPPPAQ is encoded by the coding sequence ATGAATTACGGCGCCTTGATTTTTCTGGCTGCGTTCGTCGGCATTTCCGCTTCCTGGTTTGGGTTCGTCATGACGCCTCAACTCCAATTGGGCAACGCCCGGCAGGGAACGAACACCGTGAACACGGCACAGCTCTATCCGCTCGCCCGCCCTGGACTCGCCCAGGAAGGCTTGCAGGTGTACCGCGAGAACGGCTGTGTCTACTGCCACAGCCAGCAGGTAGGGCAAACGGGAACCGAGGTGAATTACATCCTGACAGAGGCGGGAACAAACGCGGCCGCGGTGGCAGAGGCCCTCCTCAATGCGCGCCTCGGCCTGACCAATGCCAACGCGGCAGGATTGGTTGCCGGCCTTCCAAAACCTGTCTTGCGAAATGTCAATATTGCCAGCGCGAAGAAAGCCGCAAAGGCGGCTCGTGAAGCGGGTGGACAGGGGCAGGTCGAAATTGTTCCCGTAGGCTCTGACATCGAACGGGGCTGGGGCAAACGGAGATCTGTCGCTCAGGATTATCTGTATGATTATCCCGTGATGCTGGGTTCCCATCGGATTGGCCCTGACCTGGCCAATGTCGGGACGCGTTTGCCTGATCCCATGTGGCATTACAGGCATCTGTATGCTCCCCGAACGGTTGTTCCTGATTCCGCAATGCCTTCCTATCGCTTCCTGTTTGAACAGCGAAAGCTGAACCCGGGCCAGCCTATTCCTGAAGAATCCATCGCTTTGAATGCAGAAGGTGGATTGCATGACCCGGCGAAAGACAGTGCCGCGCCTGCGAGTGTATTGATTCCAAAACCAGAGGCCCGCGCACTGGTCGCTTACCTGATCAGCCTGCAAGCTTCGGCGCCGCTGTTTGAAGTTCCGCTTTCTGCTGCCGAGGCGCCCGCCGCCCCGGTCGCGACCAACGCTCCTCCTCCCGCGCAATGA
- the queG gene encoding tRNA epoxyqueuosine(34) reductase QueG, with translation MTHEDAIRHRARELGFDACQFTTAASPIHAREFQQWLDEQRHGEMAWIERNADKRVDPQLVLPGALSVVCLAISYAPDSSSPADAAETIGGAGTVARYARYADYHDVLVEPLKSLVAFIDSLDTGTRSLWYVDTGPLLERDLAQRAGLGFAGKHTNLISRKLGNWIFLSEIITTLKLDPDAPEQPRCGSCTRCLTACPTQAILAPYKLDARRCISYLTIELKGSIPIELRPAIGNRIYGCDDCLAACPWNRFAQQGRMMQPHRRAEVETPALLELLALNNAGFKQRFLGSPILRTKRRGLLRNVCVALGNVGDPSALPALKKATRDAEPLIVEHAQWAIDQIEARTSEKNGTFPA, from the coding sequence GTGACACACGAAGACGCCATCCGACATCGCGCGCGGGAACTTGGATTTGATGCATGCCAGTTTACGACGGCCGCATCTCCCATCCACGCGCGTGAATTTCAGCAGTGGCTGGATGAGCAGCGTCATGGCGAAATGGCATGGATCGAGCGCAACGCCGACAAGCGCGTTGATCCCCAGCTCGTGCTGCCCGGCGCCTTGAGCGTCGTGTGCCTCGCAATCAGCTACGCCCCCGATTCGAGTTCCCCTGCGGACGCTGCGGAAACCATTGGTGGAGCTGGAACAGTGGCGCGATACGCGCGCTATGCCGATTACCACGACGTTCTCGTGGAGCCGCTGAAGAGTCTGGTGGCGTTCATCGACTCACTGGACACCGGCACGCGTTCGCTTTGGTATGTCGATACGGGTCCACTGCTGGAACGTGACCTTGCGCAACGGGCCGGCCTGGGATTTGCCGGCAAGCACACGAATCTCATCAGCCGCAAACTCGGCAACTGGATCTTCCTTTCGGAAATCATCACCACGTTGAAACTGGATCCCGATGCACCTGAGCAACCCCGTTGCGGCAGCTGTACGCGATGCCTGACGGCGTGTCCGACGCAGGCGATCCTTGCGCCTTATAAACTCGATGCGCGGCGTTGCATTTCGTATCTGACGATCGAGCTGAAGGGTTCCATCCCGATCGAACTGCGCCCGGCAATTGGAAACAGGATATATGGTTGCGACGATTGCCTGGCGGCGTGTCCGTGGAATCGGTTTGCACAGCAAGGCCGCATGATGCAGCCGCATCGCCGAGCCGAGGTCGAGACTCCCGCCCTGCTGGAATTGCTGGCATTGAATAATGCGGGATTCAAGCAACGGTTCTTGGGATCACCAATCTTACGAACAAAGCGGAGGGGATTGTTGCGAAACGTGTGCGTCGCACTTGGAAACGTCGGTGATCCGTCTGCGTTGCCTGCTCTCAAAAAGGCAACGCGAGATGCAGAGCCCCTGATTGTGGAGCATGCCCAATGGGCGATTGATCAGATTGAAGCGAGAACTTCCGAGAAGAATGGGACGTTCCCTGCCTGA